DNA from Serinibacter salmoneus:
CTCCAGCCCTGGCCCGGGCCACCGAGCAGTGGTACCGCCTCAGCGGTATCCGCGAACGACTGCGGGGAACCGTGTCGCTCGCCGCCGAGCGGCGGGCACTGCTGGACTCCCAGGCCGGTGCGCCACGCACGGGCCCGGACCCGGATGAACTGGATGCGCAGGCCGCGCGCGCCCGCGAACTGGACGCGGAGATCGCCGCGGAGGTCGAGGCAGCCGAACAGGCGTTGGCCGAGGCGACCACCCGCCGTCAGGCCGCCGAGGCCGCTGCCGCCGAGCATGAGCGCGCACTCGCACGGGTGCATCGCGCTGCGGCGGAGCGCCGCGAGGGGCTGGCCCGTCTGGAGGGGCAGGTGGCCGCGGCCACCAGCCGGATCGAGGCCCAGCGCGCCGAGATCGAACGACTCACCGCCGCGCGAGCCGACGCCACCGCGAGGGCCGAGAGAGCGCGCGCCGAGTTCGCCCACCTGGAACAGCAGGTCGCCGGCGACGAACGGGGCGAGGAGGACCTGGACGCCGAGCACGAGCGCGCGATCCAGCGGCAGGACCGTGCCCGCGAGCGCGTGGAGCACCTCACCGAGACCCTGCGTACGGCAGGCGGTGAGGCGGAGCGGTGGCAGGCACGTCTGGAGGCACTCACCCTCTCCAGCGAGCGGGGCGACGGCGCCGCGGCCGTCCTGCAGACCGGGTTGCCGGGGGTGCTCGGCCCGCTCGCCGACCACCTCAGCGTGAGCCAGGGCTGGGAGGCGGCGATCGCCGTCGCGCTGCGGCACGTCCTGGAGGGCGTGCTGGTGCACACCGACGCGGCGCTCGCGGTCTCCGACTGGGTCCTCCGGGAGGACCAACCCCGGCTCTCCCTCGCGTTGGTGCCCGCGGGGGCGGGCGCTGCGGCTGACGGCGATGCTGCTGCTGACGCTGCTGACGCTGCTGACGCTGCTGACGCTGCTGACGCTGCCGACGCTGCCGACGCTGCCGACGCTGCCGACGGTGAGCCTCCGATGTGGGCGTCCGCGGTGGTGCGGTGCGAGGACCAGGCAAGCCACGTCGTCGCGCTGGAACTGGCGGGAGTCGCACTCGCGGAGGACCTGGCGGCGGCGGACGCCGCTCTGGCGCGCGCCGACGTCCGGGAGGTGGTGACCCGGGACGGTGCGGTGCACACCCGTGGGCGGGTGGAGGTCGGCCAGCCGCGGGAACGCAACCTCATCGCACTGAACGCTGCCCGGGCGGAGGCCGAGGCCGGGCTCGAGGATGCCCGCGCCCGTGCGGACCGCGCCCGGTTCGACCTGACGAGCGCGCAGGAGGAGGTCACCGAGGCCTCCGCGCAGGTGCGTGACGCGCTGGCGGCGCTGAACGCCTCGGATGCCCGGTTGGCCGCCGTGGCCGACCAGCTCGGGCGCCTGGGTTCGCAGATTCGTGCCGCTGCGGCCGAGGCGGAGCGCTCCCAGGGCGCGATCGCGACCGCGCAGGACGCCCTCCGGCAGCGCGAGGCCGAACGCGCCGACTTGCAGGACCGCCTCGCTGCCGCCCGCACGGGTGACGCGGACGGCTCCGGGGAGGCGGCGGACGTCGCGAAGGCCACACAGTCCCGCGACGCCGCCCAACAGGAGGCGGCGGCGGCACGGACGGCGGAGACGGACGCCCGCCTTCTGGCCCGCACCGCGCAGGAGCGGCAGCGTGCGGCGGGTGGCCGGGCGCACCGCTTGGCGGCCGCCGCGCAGGCGGAGCGCCAGTCGCGGCGCGAGGCGGAGATCGCGCGCGAGGCACGGCGGCGGCGCAGCCGGACAGCGGCTGACGTGGTACGTGAGGGGGAGGAGGCACTGGCCCTCCTGGAGCGTTCCCTCGCCGCCGCAAGCCTGGCGCGTGAGGGCGCTGCGGCACGGCGCGATGAGACCGCCGGCCTGCTGGCCGCTGCCCGCTCCGAGGTGGAGTCGATCCGGGAGGAACTGCGGCTCGCAAGCGACGCCGCGCACCGGGACGAGGTCGCTCGGGCCGAGCACCGGCTGCGGGTGGAGACCCTGGAACAACGCGCGCTCGACGAACTCGGGCTCGAGGGGGACATCCTCGTGGAGGAGTACGGGCCGGATCAGCCGGTGCCTGTCCTGGAGGAGGTCCCGCCCACCGACGGCGAAGAGAGCACCGGACCGGCCGAGCCGCGCACCGTGCCCTACGACCGGGCCGCCCAGACCAAGCGCTTGAAAGCGGCGGAACGCGCGCTCACGTTGCTGGGGAAGGTGAACCCGCTGGCGTTGGAGGAACACGCGGCGTTGGAGGAGCGACACGCTTTCCTCGTGGAGCAACTCGCCGACGTGAAGAAGACGCGCGCGGACCTCATGCGCATCGTGGCGGAGATCGATGCACGGGTCGAGGAGGTCTTCACCGAGGCGTGGGCAGATACCGAGCGGGAGTTCCGCGGGGTCTTCGACCGTCTGTTCCCCGGCGGGGAGGGCCGTCTCGTGCTGACCGATCCCACATCCATGCTGACCACGGGCATCGAGGTGGAGGCGCGACCACCGGGCAAGAATGTCAAGCGGCTGTCGTTGCTGTCCGGTGGGGAGCGTTCCCTGACCGCCGTGGCGCTCCTGGTGGCGATCTTCCGGGCCCGACCGAGCCCGTTCTACGTGATGGACGAGGTCGAGGCAGCCCTGGACGACGTGAATCTCTCCCGACTCCTGGAGATCTTCACGGAACTGCGGTCGGATTCCCAGCTCATCGTGATCTCCCACCAGAAACGCACGATGGAGATCGCCGATGCCCTCTATGGGGTGACGATGCGCGGCGATGGTGTCTCGCGGGTGGTCTCCCAACGGCTGGGTTCCTCGGATTCAGCGGCCGGTCCGCCCTCGACCAGGGGCGCGGGGGAGTCCCCGCCCGAGATCTCCGGGCGGGTGTGAGAGAACTCACGAGACCTTCACATCTCCTCCGCCCCGCCTGCGGGTCGAGCGGGGAACGGGACGGGGATACTGAATGACATGTCTGGCCTTCCCGCGCTCGCTGTGGTGTTCCTTGCTGTCGCCCTCACGATCGGCATCCTGGTCGTGATGATGTCCGCACACCGCCCGGAACAGGGTTGGTGGGCAATGCTGCGCGGCGTCTTCGTGGACGACGCGACGGCCTCACAATCAGCGCAGGCCCCGGCTCGCGGGGCCGGCGCACGCGGGGCCGGTGCACGCGGTGATCGCTTCGATGAACTCCAGGACGAGGCCACTCTCGCCGACATCTTGGCGGACGCGGAGAGCGGACCGGGCTACCTGACGGTGCCGCAGCGGTACGAGGAACGTTTCGACGCGCGCTTGGAGGAGTTCGTGGCCCGCCAGCGGCAGAAGGCTCGGGAGCGTGACCTCGAGCGAGCGCGCGCCGGTGAGGACGACGGCGCCGAGGCAGGGCACGCCGACTCCGCGCACGCCGACTCGGCACACGCCGGCCTCCAGGCCAGCGCGCCCTCGACCACCCGGGAGGGCACCGTTCGATGACCACGCAGCAGATCGTCCTCATCGCCGTCGCGATCGTCCTGGTGGCGGCGATCGTCACGGCGATCCTGGTCATCCGGTCCCGACGCCGATCCGAGGAGTCGCCGTCCACCCCGGGGGCTCCCCGCGAGGTCACCACCGAGGTGGCACCCACGCCGGGCTCATCGGGCGCAGGTACCACCGCGGCACCCGCCATCCAGGTGCCGGAGAGCGTGGACTCCCGCCTGGTCCGGTTGCGTGGTCGCCTCGCACGATCCGGGGCCCTGGGGCAGGCACTCCTGGCCGTGCTCGGGCGCGACACCCTGGACGAGGAGGCATGGGAGGAACTCGAGGAGACCCTCCTGCAGGCCGATCTCGGCCTTGCGCCCACCACCGAGCTCCTGGAGGAGCTGCGCACCCGACTCCGGGTCGAGGGCAGCCGCGACCCGCAGCGGGTGCGCGCCATCCTGCGCGAACTCCTCCTCGCGCAGGTGGACCCCACGATGGACCGCTCGCTCTCGCTGGATCCCCGCCCCCTCGCCGGCGGACGCGCGTCCGACGCCGGCGAGGCGGGCGAGGCGGGCGAGGCCATGGTGAACGTGCCGGCCACGGTCCTGATGGTCGGCGTGAACGGCACAGGCAAGACCACGACCGTGGGCAAACTCGCGCGCCTGCTGCGTGCCGAGGAACGCACGGTGCTCCTCGGGGCCGCCGACACCTTCCGCGCCGCCGCGGCCGACCAGCTCGCCACCTGGGGTTCGCGGGTCGGCGTGGAGGTGGTCCGCTCCGAGCGTGAGGGCGCCGACCCCGCGAGTGTGGCGCACGAGGCGGTGGCGCGTGGCGGGGCCGAGGGCGTGGACGTGGTGATCATCGATACCGCCGGGCGGCTGCAGAACAAGGCGGGCCTGATGGACGAACTCGGCAAGATCGTGCGGGTCTCCTCGCGCAGGGCGCCGCTGAGCGAGTCCCTGCTCGTGCTCGATGCCACCACGGGTCAGAACGGGCTGCGCCAGGCGCGGGTGTTCAGCGAGGTGGCGAACCTGACGGGAATCGTGCTGACCAAGCTGGACGGCAGTGCCAAGGGCGGCATCGTGGTGGCCGTGCAGAAGGAGCTCGGGATCCCCGTGAAGTTGGTGGGACTGGGGGAGGGGGCCGATGACCTGGCCCCCTTCGACCCGGAGGGCTTCGTCGACGCCCTCCTGGGTGACAAGGCGGCGTGACAAGACGGCCTGAGCGTCCGTAGCACTTCCGATCGCCCCGGTGGGCATCGGATCGTGGCGAGGATGCCCCGAGCAACGAGAATTTCACCCAGACCCGCCATCCGTCACGTGGGCGTAACACGATCACCAAGTCGCGGAAACGGCGAGCGACCACCCTCGTGGGTACGGCGACCGATAGCGGTCGCGCCACGAGGAGAGGATTCGTATGGAGTGGGACAGCGGTAACGCCGCCTGGATGCTGACCTCGGCATCACTGGTGCTGCTCATGACCCCCGGACTTGCGCTGTTCTACGGCGGTATGTCGCGCGCCAAGTCCGTGCTGAACATGATGATGATGTCCTTCGGCGCCATGGGCGTGGTCGGGGTCGTCTACGTGCTGTGGGGCTGGTCGATGTCCTACGCCCCGGACGCGAGCGTCGGCGGGATCTTCGCGAACCCGTTCGCCCAGTTCGGGCTGTCGGGAGCGATCTTCGACGAGACGGGTGAGTTCATCGAGGGTCTCGGGGCCTACCCCCAGGTCATCGACATCGCCTTCCAGGTGACCTTCGCGATCATCACCGTCGCCCTGATCTCCGGCGCACTGGCCGAGCGCGTGAAGTTCTCCGCCTGGCTGGTCTTCACGGCCATCTGGGTGACTCTGAGCTACTTCCCGATGGCCCACATGGTGTGGGGTGGTGGCCTGCTCTCCGGCGCGGAGGGTTCCATCGCTGCCGGGATCTTCGGGACCACCGACGGTGAGGCCAACACGGCGCCGATCGACTTCGCCGGCGGCACCGTGGTCCACATCAACGCCGGTATCGCCGCGCTGGTGCTCGCCCTGATCATCGGCAAGCGCAAGGGCTTCGGCACCGTGCCGATGCGCCCGCACAACCTGACGCTGACCATGCTCGGCGCCGGGCTGCTGTGGTTCGGCTGGTTCGGCTTCAACGCCGGTTCCGCGTTCGCGGCCGACGGCGTCGCCGGCTGGGCCTGGGTCAACACCACCACCGCGACCGCGGCCGCCATGCTCGGCTGGCTGGTCGTGGAGAAGCTGCGCGATGGCCACGCCACCTCGCTGGGTGCCGCGTCCGGCATCGTCGCGGGCCTGGTCGCCGTCACCCCGGCAGCCGGGTCCATCAACCCGGTGGGAGCGATCTTCCTGGGCGCCATCTCCGGTGTCTGCTGCGCCTTCGCCGTGAGCCTGAAGTACAAGTTCGGCTTCGACGACTCGCTCGACGTGGTGGGTGTCCACCTCGTCGGTGGTCTCGTCGGTACCGTGCTCATCGGCTTCCTGGCCGTGGACGGCTCGGTGTTCTTCTCCGAGGGCGCCTTCGGCTTCGGTGGCTTCGACCAACTCATCATCCAGGTCGTCATCGCGGTGGTCGCGCTGATCTTCTCCGGTGTCATCACCTGGGTGATTGCCGCATTCATCAAGGCCGTGATGGGCTGGCGCGTGAGCGACGACGTCGAGTCCGCCGGGATCGACCTCGCCGAGCACGGTGAGTCCGCCTACGAGGGCATCACCGCCGGACGCCTGATCAAGGAGGGCAACTGAGATGAAGCTTGTCACCGGAATCATTCAGCCGCACCGTCTGGACGACGTGAAGGCAGCCCTGGAGGCCGCCGGCATCCGTGGGATGACCGTCTCCGAGGCCAGCGGGTACGGCCGCCAGCGGGGTCACACCGAGGTCTACCGTGGCGCTGAGTACACGGTCGACCTCGTGCCCAAGGTGCGCATCGAGGTCCTCGTGGACTCCGAGACCGCGTCCACCGTCACCGACGTCATCGTGCAGGCCGCGCAGACCGGCAAGATCGGCGACGGCAAGGTGTGGGTGGTGCCCGTCGAGGACGTGGCACGCGTCCGCACCGGCGAGCACGGGGCAGGAGCGCTGTAGTCATCGACTCGCACGTGCCCGACGCACGAGCAGGCGACGGACAGGAGGTCCCGCACCCTGGGGTGCGGGACCTCCGCCGCGCTCTGCTCGACGCCCCCGGCGGACCTGTGGCCCACACCGACGACATCCAGGCGCCCGATGCACCACCCTTCGCCGCGGGCGAGGCCCCGAGCCTGCTGTGCGGTGCCGACTACCGGCGCGGCCTCGCCGACCTGGTCGACGGCGCGCTCTCGCTGCTGTGGCAGGACGCCGCGGCGCGCCTCGGGTTCGACCTGGACCACGGCGTGGCGCTCGCCGTGGTGGGTTCCCTGGCCCGCCGTGACGCCGGGCCCACCAGCGACCTGGACTGCCTGCTGATCCACGACGGCAAGACCCTCACCCAGGAGCAGGTCGGTGCGCTCGCCGAGGCGCTGTGGTACCCGATCTGGGACGCGGGCCTGGACCTGGACCACTCGGTGCGCACCCTCGCGCAGTGCCGCCAGATCGCCTCGCGTGACCTGGTGGCCGCGGTCGGGTTGCTGGACCTGCGCCACGTGGCGGGCGACGCCGCCGTGGTGCACCGCGCGCGCAGCGCCGTGCTGGAGGACTGGCGCAGCGCCGCGCGTCGGCGGTTGCCCGAACTCCTGACCTCCACCCGCACCCGGGCCGAGCGCACCGGTGACCTCGCCTACCTCATCGAGCCCGATCTGAAGGAGGCACGGGGCGGAATCCGCGACGCGGTCGTCGTCCATGCTCTCGCCGCGACCTGGCTGACGGACCGGCCCCACGGCGCATTCGACCGGGCGCACGACCACCTGCTCACGGTGCGCGACGCCGTCGCCCTGGAGACCGGGCGCCACACCAACCGGCTGCTGCAGGGCGACAGCGACGCCGTCGCGCGCCGCTGCGGGTACCACGATCGGGACGACCTGCTGGCCTCCCTGGCCGAGGCCGCGCGCACCGTGGCCTACTCCCTGGACGTCACCGTGCGTCGCGCCCGGCAGGCGCTGCGCCGGCCCAGCCCGCGCCGCGGGCCCACCTTGATCCGGGGGCGTCGCGTGGCGCCTCGGCTGCGGGCCGTGGCGGAGGGACTCGTGGAGCACGACGGCGAGATCGTGCTGGCCGCGGATGTCGACCTGTCCCACGACCCGGTCCTGCCGCTGCGTGCGGCGGCCACGGCCGCGCGCGGCGGGTTGCCGCTCTCCCCGGTCACCGTCGCCTCCCTGGCCACCGCGCCCCCGCTGCCCACACCATGGCCGAGCGCGGCGCGTCACCACCTCATCCACCTCCTCGGGGCCGGGCGGGCGCAGGCCGACGTGTGGGAGGCGCTGGACCTCGAGGGCGTGGTCACGCAGTGGTTCCCCGCGTGGCGGGCGGTGCGCAACCGACCCCAGCGCAATCCGATCCACATCCACACCGTGGACCGCCACATGGTGGAGACCGCGATCAACGCCGGCGAGGCGCCGAAGGAGACCCCGCACCGCGACCTGCTCCTGGTGACCGCCCTGTTCCACGACATCGGCAAGATCGCCGGGGCCGCCGACCACAGCGTGACCGGTGCCGAGATCGTGGGGGAGATGCTGCCGGGGCTCGGGTTCAACCCGCAGGAGACGGCGCTGGTGCAGCGGCTCGTCCTGGTCCACCTGGTGCTGGCGGAGCAGGCCACCCGATCCGATCCCGAGGACCCCGAGACCGCGCAGGCCGTGATCGATGCGGTCGACGGCGACGCGGAGACCTTCGAGATGCTGCGCGTGCTCACCGAGGCCGACGCCCGCGCCGCGGGCCCGAAGGCGTGGACACCGTGGCGCGCTTCCCTCGTGGAGACCCTCACGCACCGGATCCGGGCACAGCTCGCGATACCCTGAGGACCACCTCCAGTCCCAGCCAGAAGGTTCCACGTGTTCGCCACCCTGTCCGATCGCATCACCTCCGCCGTCGCCAACCTGCGCGGCCGGGGGCGACTGTCCGACGCGGAGATCTCCGCCTCGATCGCCGAGATCCGGCGCGCCCTCCTGGACGCCGACGTCGCGCTGCCCGTGGTGCGCGAGTTCACCGCCTCGGTGCGGGAGAAGGCCGCGGCCGCGGAACTCTCGCAGGTCCTCGATCCCGCGCAGCAGATCGTCAAGATCGTGCACGAGGAACTCACCCGGATCCTGGGCGGCGAGACGCGTGACCTGCACATGGCCAAGCGGGGGCCGACCGTCATCATGCTCGCCGGCCTGCAGGGAGCGGGGAAGACGACCCTGGCGGGCAAGCTCGGTCGCTGGATGAAGGAGCAGGGTCACTCGCCCCTCCTGGTGGCCAGCGACCTGCAGCGACCCAACGCCGTGCAGCAGCTGGAGATCGTCGGCAAGGGAGCGGGGGTCGCGGTCTGGTCGCCCGAACCGGGCAACGGGGTCGGAGACCCGGTCGAAGTGGCGCGCACCGGTGTGGCGCACGCCAAGGAGCAGTACTACGACGTGGTCGTGGTGGACACCGCCGGCCGCCTCGGCGTGGACGCCGAACTGATGCAGCAGGCGGCTGACATCCGCGACGCCGTGCAGCCCAACGAGATCCTGTTCGTCATCGACGCGATGATCGGTCAGGACGCCGTGACCACGGCACAGGCATTCGCCGATGGGGTCGGATTCACCGGCGTGGTGCTCTCCAAGCTGGACGGCGATGCCCGTGGTGGTGCCGCGCTGTCGGTGGCCTCGGTCACCGGTGCCCCGGTGATGTTCGCCTCCACCGGGGAGAAGGTCGGGGACTTCGAGCGCTTCCACGCCGACCGGATGGCCTCGCGGATCCTGGACATGGGCGACGTGATGACGCTCATCGAGCAGGCCGAGCGCGCCTTCGACGAGGAGCAGGCCGCCGAGCTCGCGAACAAGATCGCGGGCGACGGCGACTTCACCCTGGAGGACTTCCTGCAGCAGATGCAGCAGATGAAGCAGCTCGGGTCGATGAAGAAGATGCTGGGGATGCTCCCCGGCATGGGACAGATCCGCGAGCAGCTGGAGAACTTCGACGAGCGCGAGGTGGACCGGGTCGAGGCGATCGTCCGGTCGATGACACCGGCCGAGCGGCGCAACCCCAAGCTCATCAACGGGTCGCGACGCTCGCGCATCGCCCGGGGATCGGGCACCACGGTCACCGAGATCAATCAGCTCATGCAGCGTTTCGACCAGGCCAAGACGATGATGCGCTCGATGGCGCGCGGCGGTGGTGGCATGGCCGGTGCGATGGCGGGCGGCGGCATGCCCGCCGGCCTGGGCTCGATGCCGGGGATGGGCAAGAAGTCCAAGGGCCGGATGGCGCCGCAGCAGAACAAGCGCAAGAAGGGTAAGAGCGGTAACCCCGCCAAGCGTGCGGCGCAGGAGCGCGCGGCCGCGCAGAAGGCCGAGCAGCGTTCGCCGGCGGGTTCCGCCTTCGGGATCGAGCCGCAGGACGGCGCACCCCCGAAGCTCGATCTACCCGACGGCCTGGGGAAGTTTCTCGATCGCTGAGTGCCACGCCGCCGGTCGGTGTGCGCACTCGTGCCGGGGATCTGGCACAATGGACCGCTGTACCCGGCGGTCACGGCCCTCTCACCGTGCCTGCCGTGTCCGTGACGACTCCTCCGAGGGTGCCCCACGCCCGGGTGGCGGAGCGCGTCGACCCGAAACCATCAGGAGTACCACCACCGTGGCAGTCAAGATTCGTCTCAAGCGCCTGGGCAAGATCCGCGCTCCCTACTACCGTGTCGTCGTCGCCGACTCCCGCACCCGTCGGGACGGTCGCGTGATCGAGGAGATCGGGAAGTACCACCCGACCGAGGAGCCCTCGCTCATCGAGATCTCATCCGAGCGGGCCCAGTACTGGCTCGGCGTCGGCGCCCAGCCGACCGAGCAGGTCGCGGCGCTCCTGCGCGTGACCGGCGACTGGCAGAAGTTCAAGGGCCTTCCGGGTGCCGAGGGCACCCTGCGCACCAAGGGTGGCGTGACCGCCGAGGCGACGGCCGAGGCCGTGGCCGCAGCCGAGGCCGACGCGGAGCTGCGCAAGGCGAAGGCGTCCGAGCAGAAGGCGGCCGCGCAGGCCGCGGCCGAGGACGCCTCCGGCGACGAGACCGACGCCGAGGCCTGAGATGCTCGCGGACGCTCTGGAGCACCTGGTGCGTGGCATCGTGGACAACCCCGACGACGTCGAGGTCACGCCGCGATCGCTGCGCCGTGGTGAGCTCCTCGAGCTGCGCGTGAATCCCGCCGATCTCGGCCGCGTGATCGGCCGCTCCGGTCGCACCGCGCGAGCGCTGCGCACCGTGGTCGGCGCGATCTCCGGGCACCCGGTGCGCATCGACGTCATCGACGTCGACCGCCGCTAGGCCCCGCAACACCCAGGAGACAGGTCGCTCACCCCACGGGGTGGGCGACCTGTTTCGTCATCACAGCAGTCGGTAGCAGCGAGGAGTCCATCGTGAGTCGCCAGAGCATCCCCGAGGGCCAGGTCATCCTGGCCCGCCTGGGCGCAGCCAACGGTCTGCGCGGGGAGGTGAAGCTCGAGATCCGTACCGACACACCGGAGCGCCTCGCCGTCGGGCAGCGGGTCGGCACCGATGACCCGGCGCTGGGTGACCTGTCGGTGAGCAGCCGCCGCCGCAGCGGATCGGCCGAGTTGATCGGCTTCGCCGAGGTGAGCGATCGCACGGCGGCCGAGCGGCTACGTGGGGTGCATCTCATCGGGGAGGCCCTCGCCGAGGACGACGCGTGGTACCCCGCCGACCTGGTGGGTCTGCAGGTGCGCCATCCCAGCGGTCGGGTGCTCGGTGAGGTGCTCGGTCTGCGCGAGATGCCGGCCCACCATCTCCTGGAGATCCGCGAACCCTCCGGAGCGCGCACCTCGGTCCCGTTCGTGACGGCGATCGTGCCCGAGGTCAGGGTGTCGGAGGGATACCTGGTGGTGGACCCGCCCGGAGGCCTGCTGGTCGATGAGCCGGGAGAGCCGCAGTGAGCGCCTCACCAGGTGCCCGCGGCGATCTGGCTCCCCGCATCGACGTCGTCTCGATCTTCCCGGGCTACCTGGACGCTCTGGATCTCTCCCTGGTCGGCAAGGCGAGGGAGAGCGGCCTGGTGGACATCGCCGTCCATGACCTGCGGGATGTCACCACTGACCGACACCGCACGGTGGACGACTCCCCGTTCGGGGGCGGCGCCGGCATGGTGATGCGCCCCGATGTGTGGTGGTCCGCGATCGAGGCCACGGGCCGGCGTCCCGCACGCGCTGGGGCCACGGTGGCTGGCGCGAGCACCGAGGGTGTCGATGCCGACCCGCGCGAGGTCGTTCTCCTCGTCCCGACCCCCAGTGGCGCGCGGCTGACACAGCCCGATGCGCACGCGCTGGCCCGCGAGGCGAGCGCCGGCGACGTGCGGTATGTGCTCGCCTGCGGGCGCTACGAGGGAATCGACGCGCGGGTCACCGAGCGCGCTGCGGGCGATCCCACGATCCGGCGCGTCCAGGAGTTCTCCATCGGGGACTACGTGCTCAACGGCGGGGAGGTCGCCGCACTCGTGCTCCTGGAAGCCGTGGTCCGACTGTTGCCCGGGGTGCTCGGCAACCCCGAGAGCATCGCCGAGGAGTCGTTCGAGGGGGACGGGATCCTGGAGTACCCCGTCTACACGCGCCCGGCGCTGTGGGAGGGCCTGGCGGTGCCCGAGGTGCTCACCTCGGGCAACCACGGCGCGGTGGAACGCTGGCGGCGGGAGCGCGCGCTCGAGCGCACCGCGCGTCGGCGCCCGGATCTGTTGCCACCGCTCACGGTCACCGAGCTCTCCCGCCGCGACCTGGCCGCACTCGCGGTGGAGGGGGTCGAACCAGGCAGACACGGGCGACTCATCGGGCCGGTGCGGGTGCGGCGCGCCGAACCCGCCGATGCCGCCTTGGTGGCCGATCTCGCGGCCATGACGTTCCCGCTCGCCTGCCCGGACTCCGCCACCCTCGCCGATGTGCGCCGCCACATCGCCGAGCACCTCTCGGTCC
Protein-coding regions in this window:
- the ffh gene encoding signal recognition particle protein, with amino-acid sequence MFATLSDRITSAVANLRGRGRLSDAEISASIAEIRRALLDADVALPVVREFTASVREKAAAAELSQVLDPAQQIVKIVHEELTRILGGETRDLHMAKRGPTVIMLAGLQGAGKTTLAGKLGRWMKEQGHSPLLVASDLQRPNAVQQLEIVGKGAGVAVWSPEPGNGVGDPVEVARTGVAHAKEQYYDVVVVDTAGRLGVDAELMQQAADIRDAVQPNEILFVIDAMIGQDAVTTAQAFADGVGFTGVVLSKLDGDARGGAALSVASVTGAPVMFASTGEKVGDFERFHADRMASRILDMGDVMTLIEQAERAFDEEQAAELANKIAGDGDFTLEDFLQQMQQMKQLGSMKKMLGMLPGMGQIREQLENFDEREVDRVEAIVRSMTPAERRNPKLINGSRRSRIARGSGTTVTEINQLMQRFDQAKTMMRSMARGGGGMAGAMAGGGMPAGLGSMPGMGKKSKGRMAPQQNKRKKGKSGNPAKRAAQERAAAQKAEQRSPAGSAFGIEPQDGAPPKLDLPDGLGKFLDR
- the rpsP gene encoding 30S ribosomal protein S16 codes for the protein MAVKIRLKRLGKIRAPYYRVVVADSRTRRDGRVIEEIGKYHPTEEPSLIEISSERAQYWLGVGAQPTEQVAALLRVTGDWQKFKGLPGAEGTLRTKGGVTAEATAEAVAAAEADAELRKAKASEQKAAAQAAAEDASGDETDAEA
- a CDS encoding RNA-binding protein, whose product is MLADALEHLVRGIVDNPDDVEVTPRSLRRGELLELRVNPADLGRVIGRSGRTARALRTVVGAISGHPVRIDVIDVDRR
- the rimM gene encoding ribosome maturation factor RimM (Essential for efficient processing of 16S rRNA), translated to MSRQSIPEGQVILARLGAANGLRGEVKLEIRTDTPERLAVGQRVGTDDPALGDLSVSSRRRSGSAELIGFAEVSDRTAAERLRGVHLIGEALAEDDAWYPADLVGLQVRHPSGRVLGEVLGLREMPAHHLLEIREPSGARTSVPFVTAIVPEVRVSEGYLVVDPPGGLLVDEPGEPQ
- the trmD gene encoding tRNA (guanosine(37)-N1)-methyltransferase TrmD → MSASPGARGDLAPRIDVVSIFPGYLDALDLSLVGKARESGLVDIAVHDLRDVTTDRHRTVDDSPFGGGAGMVMRPDVWWSAIEATGRRPARAGATVAGASTEGVDADPREVVLLVPTPSGARLTQPDAHALAREASAGDVRYVLACGRYEGIDARVTERAAGDPTIRRVQEFSIGDYVLNGGEVAALVLLEAVVRLLPGVLGNPESIAEESFEGDGILEYPVYTRPALWEGLAVPEVLTSGNHGAVERWRRERALERTARRRPDLLPPLTVTELSRRDLAALAVEGVEPGRHGRLIGPVRVRRAEPADAALVADLAAMTFPLACPDSATLADVRRHIAEHLSVQVFTDYLRDPGEVVLLAYDDAHAALGYALVHLDGRGADAPAFEGRLAELSKCYVLPRAQGTGCAAELMRAVLRAAADAGADAVWLGVNAQNVNALRYYRRHGFEPVGERTYQVGAAEHHDHVLLRTLPRGVAE